From the genome of Solanum lycopersicum chromosome 12, SLM_r2.1:
CCTTCATAAAATGTGATTTTAGACCCTTAAATTTGATCTGAAAACAAGTAAATAATGATTTTgagaacaaataaatattttaattgtatcCCTTTATAAAATGTGATTTTAGACCCTTAAATTTGATCTGAAAACAAGTAAATAATGATTttgagaataaataaatattttaattgtattcttttataaaatgtgattttaaattcttaaatttgttGAGACGATCCTAATCGTATCGAATTGcaaaaaagatatataattgattATGTCACATATTCAGAAATTATACTCCTACAGTTTTTTTACAATCTAAGATATAGAATGGATCTGCtcatcataatttaaatatttattatgattgATAAGAAGtagttttattaattaaatggaaaaaGACAAATATTATGGTAGAGACAAATATTCTCTTATAGTGTTGTTTGTGCTAAAATAATTATCCTCTCATTATTTTATGGCTAATAATCATTTTCGTTAGACACTTTAAAACAACTAGACTACGTGACAAATTGCACAGAGAGTATTAATTAGTCTTTGTATtagttattacttattattcTCACATTCTGTTTCtagcataaaataatacataaaatttcttatatatatatatatatatatatatatattgattatgctagtttgtatcaaaatattatattaattataacttacctctgtataaatttaatatctGGCGTAACTTATCTTCAAATTAACTATCAAATGATTTCGTAATTTTATGATGcaaaaataacaacaagaaCATATTCGgtgaaatttcattaaatagAATTTGAGGAGGCGTATGTAAAACTTATCATTACTTGGTAGAGATCGAGAATAACTATTTTCGAAAGACCTTTTGCTCACGTGAATAGCATCCCAATATCAAGTAAATGATTAGTTtagattttttcaaaaaactgGGTCAGATTATTAGGGGTAGGTTTTGATTAAAGAAATTGATGggtttgatttttaaatgaagtaATTATATATGATCAATCATAATAAACTACTGCTGACTACATAacgatttattatttttttttaaaaaaaggagaaaaaatcatcaaatttaggATGTTAGTTGTAAGAGTATTcttgaattaaataaataaaaaattagatcaAAAAATCAATGAAGGATATTCTTTGGTTCACCTTTACttatttgagaaaattaaaagataatttactcaacataataaactaattatattaaaaatggaaaagggcctaaaatatttTCGAAGTATTGAAAGTGGGACACAATTACCCCATCCATCTATTAGCCCCCAAATACCCTtcacatccacctttgggtccaaatttaccccttcattaacggaccaaaattaaaaaaaaaattaaataataatttttaattacgtGGCACTCAACCAttgattgtaatttaattatttaaaataattttaaacccacCCATTTTAACAAAACCCGCCCCACTTGacccaatttaaaaaaaaaaccatctaccctaaaaaataaaatttctccaTTGCTTAAGGATACCCAGTTTTCAGTTTCATGCTCCCAGTTTTCACAGGATGTCAACTCTGATTCTTCCAATAATTTGTAGccaaattatttcaaattttcttcaagttgcaggatgaagaagaagacgacAATGGAGTCGCAAGTGGAAGTTGTGAAAATTGGAGGAATAAGGTTTTAGGGTAGAtggtttttttaaataaaaaattgggtCAAGTGGGGCGGGTTTAGTTAAAATGGgtgggtttaaaattattttaaataattaaattataaccaatggTTAAGTGCCacgtaattaaaaattattatttaatttttttaaatttttgtccgttaatgaaggggtaaatttggacccaaaggtggatgtgaAGAATATCTGGGGGGCTAATAGGTGGATGGGGATAATtatgtaccattttcaatacttcaaaaatattttaggtcCTTTTCCGTATTAAAAAAGTGAtgagataaaaattatttattacccCTTAAAGTCACGTATATTATACTGATGagtaagtaaaaataaattatgaaaatatttgtatgAGTCATTTTTCATACGATAGGACCTATGATTAACcttttttctagaaaatgtcCAATCATAAATCAACACAGATTGCATCTGTCGGTCACTTTTTAAAGATAAGGTTTTTTTTTACCTCTGAATAGAGCAACgtgcaattaaaaaaataaaatcatgcatataatTGGACATGTAATACACAGTATTGTTTTTGGATCCTACATAACACTTGTAATGATTACAGCCCAAGTGGCAGACTCAATTCTCGAAGAGGGAGAAAAAACGTGAGCAAGATTGGAAGAGGAAAGAGAAAATGAGCGAGATTTAAAGTGAGAGACGAGATAGAAGATTATATTATAGTACCAcgaatatatttaatataactgATTTTTATAAATGAGCACAATTATATCAAGTGTATTAACGAATATAATTACATCAAATTGTATCAATGAATATAGTTTTATATTAATGAATACAATTTTATCAAGTGTATTTGTTCTTTGTGTACTATTGACTCTGTATCATGTGTTGTGTATACATACTTTTTGAGAGTACGATTACTACAATATTATATCAGCGCTACATCTCTTTTTCGTTTAGTAGAGTGAGAGTCTGAGTATGAAAtcgaaaaggagaaaaagatgaAGAGAGGTTTCCAATATCGCTTACCTAGTACAAATCTCAAACTTATATTTAGTAGGATATAATTGGTAAGCACAACAAAGCAAAATACACTTcttttgaaacttgaaatgtCGTGTTAGACTGAAAATACATAGAGAAGAAGATAGATGCAAGCGAGAAAGGAcatagagaaagaaaagagggaGAGATGAGAGATAAGCACTTAAAATCATAActataattatgaattataatttttttaaactataaTTGTGTATGATAAATGCAATATCATAAACTATAATTGTATATGATAAACGTCGTGttaaactaaaaatacataaagaaaTGATGCATTTTTAATTTAGTTCTAGTAATTTGACCTTAAATTTCCTATATTACTAAAATGAGATGATTTAGCCAAAAAcgtttatgttttattttggagTTCGTTATTAACCTTTATACTCACTCAATCACGTATCTTTACATAAATTAAGAGGAGTGAGCTCATGTATGTattgttttatttaagaaacaaaaaatataaattagccAAGAGTCTATTAAATAGATTCTCTGCCTATAAAATAAGAGTAAGATATGAGTATACTCTATTTTTGAACTATATTGATAAAATTACAcctaatatattttttgcaaAACAAGCTTAGACCAGTTGAGGGTTGTTAAAAATGgattctatctctaaataaaagtaaaatttaggaataatgcacaagtattcCCTTAATTTACCCCCGAAATCTctgagacacacttatactatactaagttTTTAttacccctaaacttattttataagtaattttatgcccctttttggcctacatGGCAATATCTTATGGgtccaacgctggttgactttttgtTTCAAGTTAGTGCCACATAGgacgaaaaggggtagaaaattacttataaaataagtttaggagtaatagaaccttagtgtctctgagatttcgaacataggctgagggggtacttgtgcattttccctaatatttatttacacTTTATCTTTCTCAACttttacttttatgaaaatatacGTCGTATATTTTTATAACGGAACAAAAATCTATAGGTAATagattttctatttctaaataaaaataagatttatgtacattttattcttcttaaaattcactttatgaaattatataaagtatattcttataaaaaacatgaatcaacaaaaaatttatcaaaaatacaaCTCTCTACCTctcatatgaaaataaaatatatatgcacTACTTTCTTCATTCTCTATTTTTGAGGAATttgatcatatatatttttctaaaaaaaagcaTAGACCAAATCGGAATTGACAACTACTAGTTCGTTTGTTAGTCATTTGGTTCTTCGAAAGTGCCAAAATGCATCATCAAATTACCTATAAGATGAAGACACTCGTAAgacaaaaattcataaatattttaatcacaATGATGAAGAGGTTGACGTCTTCTGTTATGGATGAAattattcttttcttaattaaaaattttaaaatcgaattttaaatataaaaaaattcttaataatttttttttccaaatagaaATCTACTTAATTGAGCTTTATAACAAATATCTaacattgaataaaataatttatttatttattagaaaaagaGAATGCCATCTTCTTATTGAAATTTGAAACTCAAACCTTTCACAATCCCAAgttcttgaaagaaaaaatgtgTCTAGTAAAACTCCAACATTTGTGACACCTCCACAGAATAAGTCAATCAGAGAtgcaaataacaaaaatttaggGTTGTTTGGTAGCGTAGATATTAGTAACgtagaaataaattattagtgaatttatatattattttatatagaaattaattatgaaaaataatatatagattcattataacttatttatgcatgtattagttatgcagaTTTTTAATATGTAAATCAAATATCTTATTAATCGTATACATGAATGATTTACCTCTTAATCAGCTACAAAACATAGCATTTTTGtgtatgtaaaatttaatacctACATAACTTACATCTAAATCAGCTATCGAATGACTCCTACGAACTtatgttgtattattttttcaaaatattttctcaaaaaaaattaaagtttaaaaaagatatatttgtttataaaaatagaaaaagaatcaGTTCAACAAGTGTCATTCTATGTTCATGGTCTCCCTACACCGAACACTCCACGTCTCCACCAACCCCTCACCCGCATCCCCAACTCACCTCTTATCCCCAACCATCCTACATTACTTCAAACTTAAGTGGTTATCTAAATATACTATATAAATGTTCTTGAAATAATAATcttttgtttacttattgtaTATTGTTTACAAGGAAATAAATAAGGATGTGTTcgatataaagaaaaatatttttcacgtaaaataactttttctaaaataagtaaaaaaaattttacttgTATTTTAGTATTTGTTAAGTaagcaagaaaattttattccatgtgcatttatattttatgttaggttattagcattttaatattaatatttaacatattaaattgctttattttggagttataagaatgaatattggaatggatgacttctacatcatccattagcattggttatccatcaatgtatttcattcttaattcctccattactctttgtaacatatgtaactcccattgtaacttatgtaacctatgtaactcccattgtaacctatgtaacctatgtaactcccattgtaacctatgaaactcctaagaccattatcttcactatttactatctccattatcttcctattcattgctaggaagacttcttgtagtataaatagtggtggtcttcatttggttaagacacacaacacacaagagaaaacaaagagtgaaagagttagtctaaaagagagttcttattagttgaagggaggtgttcttttttgtggagctttggactcaactcttgtccagagtaattgagttatactttgtgaaggttgttgtatcctggaggggacaagtcataaaagaggactactgctggaccggtgaaaacatttgctgcagtggccttgaatctccttaaagagagcgagatatccgcgtctcagcctgaagagattactttcttcattttattttcaattgtaatcttgcaattttattatcttgtaagttttttcactaacatttTATCTAGCAAAATATTATGGAGACGAAACGGGATAAAAAGTGAAAGTTTATGGGGGCTGGGGTGGGATTATCAAGGAGTGGGGATTTGAGAAATAGATGGTGATGAGGAGACAATAAATTTGTAATTAGGGTGTATAAAATCGAATCGAAAATCGAACCAAATTGTAATcgagtcaaataaaaaaaaaacaaaaacgaCTAGTTGTTTGGTTCGACTTGATTTGgtgttgcaaaaaaaaaatccaactaTATATAGGTTGGTTTGGTTTCAAGTAAAAAAATCAACCCGAGACCAAACCAAtccgacattatatatataattttaaaattttattttatacgtaaaattttgatataattttaaaatatcttttatactttttcatagtttttatattttaatatatttatttgatgtttgtaagttagaattcttaataatataataaagattatagtccatacatgttggtaattataacaaagtttaaataaaaattaatttaatactaatgcaaaagaaaatcaattcaacactatgaatgacaataatattgaatttttgttttttagttttatatagatttagacaattaaaatacatgatctaattttacttcttttaatatttagtcatgtaattaatacttactaaacttattttagcatgatttagtccTTTAAATaatgatcaatttcattatgacttattaatttgcaatatttttttacgcgattttattattattttttgttggatattttagtgtcattaatcatatcatattttttgttattttcttgagaaataactcggatagttgcattttggtaggagtaaagaaatatttgaagtataagtaaattatatgtttgtatgaaaaCTTTATCGAAaaacccaaaaatccaaaaaacccCAAAAAATTCGAAGAAACCCGAAAAAATCCGAAGTTAAAAAACCCgagttttatttgtttgatttgatttataaatttaaaaatccaacacaaatgatttgatttgatatttgaaaaacccgAACCAACCCGATCATGTACACCCCTACTTGTAATGCCACTTATTAAGCAACTTGTTTTTCTTGGTTCCATTaggaaaatcattttctttaaatgatGAAATTCGTTATGCTCATAAACATAAAACTTCATAAGTTGAGAAATCTATGACAATTATCTCAATTCTTATTACAATCTTAGTTCATACCAAAAAAATGATACACTATCGCAAAGTTGTTCTAAAAAGATACAACTTTATTGACTAAACTTTActtcaataaataaaagagagagtaaAATTGAACATATCCTTCCAAATATTACAAACAATCTCATCACATTGTGCAGACATTTCTTAATATAAATGGTTTAAATGTTGAAAGAGTAATAATATCAACTATAAATTTGATCATTGAGAGTAATAGTTATAACCGATATAAATTATCTTAACTTTGAAGAGTAATAATATCaactacaaattttatttacgtatgaaataaatgattaatAGACATAAAATgacaagattttttttcttttacaaaataatatggtcgatttttatatttgaaaagtatAAAATCGTGATATAAGATTCTCACATCAAGCTTTTTGGAGAATTTGAGATTTCATCTCACGATTTGAAAtcatgaaattatattatatgttcaAACGTTGATTTCTATCTCATGATTTCGAATCACGTGATGAAAAATTACGTGTCCAAACGCTCACTTAGTGTCAATGATTAGGCTATTAAAGGAATCCCAATGAAACACCATAACTTCCAAAATAACAGTACTACACTTCTGCCCTTTAAATATGCCATGCTGTGTCTCTTCCCAAAGCAAAATCCCTTTTGATTCCATTTTGAACTATTATAGCTTTAGCACTTTGAAACTTGAGCCATtacaacaattaacaaaaatatcttTGCATATACTTCCTATTAAGTCAATGATCAAACTTCCCCACCACCCTTCTTCCTCAATCTGTGATACAATGACCATTGATGAAACTACTTCTGATCCCATCTCAGAGTGGCTGGATAGTCCCTTATCATACTTTCCGTCGTTACTCGATGATGAGTCATATAGCATCGATGATTTACTCGATGAGTCATATAGCCTCGATGATATTTACGAGGACTCATGGTGGGCTCCTAATGAGAGCATAAACCAAGAAATACATATCAATAACAATAACGATAATAGTTTACCGTGCTTCGATACTAGCTTCCCTGTCACAACCGCGAGCACTGTCTCTCTGGAGCCGGTCATTTCAAGTCATCTTCCGCCATTGGATTCATCCAAGAAGAGGAAAGGGAATGATTCTGGTTACAATCCCAAGGCGTCCCGGAAGAATCAGAACCGTAGGATCAATGATGCAGATACAAGAAGAACAACAGGACACAAGAAAGCAACACACAAGTCTAGTACAGGAAATAATGGTAACAACAGAGAAGGAAGATGGGCAGAGCAGTTACTTAACCCTTGTGCTGCTGCAATTACAGCAGGAAATCTGAACCGTGTGCAGCACTTGTTGTACGTTCTGCGCGAGCTCTCCTCACTAAACGGAGATGCCAACCATCGGTTGGCTGCTCGTGGACTCCAGGCGCTGACGTATTATCTTTCTACTCCATGCCCAACTTCACTATCTTCTGCTTCTGCTGCTACTTTTGCTTCAACAAATCCGAAGTTCTTCAAGAACTCACTGATCAACTTCAATGAGATCAGTCCCTGGTTCCGCATACCCAATAGCATTGCAAACTCTTCTATACTCCAAATTCTAGGGAAACATGATTCATCCCGGAACCTACACATTGTTGATATTGGAGTTTCTCATGGTGTTCAATGGCCAACATTGCTCGAGGAGTTGACCCATCGAGCAGGAGGTCCACCACCATTGGTTCGTCTGACAGTTATAACACCTACAATAGAAGATGATCAACAAAGAAATAGTCCATTTGTAGTTGGTCCAGGTGGTTACAACTTTTCAGTGCAACTACTTGCCTTTGCCAAGGCGATTAACATCAATCTACAAATCAACAGACTGGA
Proteins encoded in this window:
- the LOC101265210 gene encoding protein NODULATION SIGNALING PATHWAY 1-like, with the translated sequence MPCCVSSQSKIPFDSILNYYSFSTLKLEPLQQLTKISLHILPIKSMIKLPHHPSSSICDTMTIDETTSDPISEWLDSPLSYFPSLLDDESYSIDDLLDESYSLDDIYEDSWWAPNESINQEIHINNNNDNSLPCFDTSFPVTTASTVSLEPVISSHLPPLDSSKKRKGNDSGYNPKASRKNQNRRINDADTRRTTGHKKATHKSSTGNNGNNREGRWAEQLLNPCAAAITAGNLNRVQHLLYVLRELSSLNGDANHRLAARGLQALTYYLSTPCPTSLSSASAATFASTNPKFFKNSLINFNEISPWFRIPNSIANSSILQILGKHDSSRNLHIVDIGVSHGVQWPTLLEELTHRAGGPPPLVRLTVITPTIEDDQQRNSPFVVGPGGYNFSVQLLAFAKAININLQINRLENYPLQNLDSQVINTSPDEILVICAQFRLHNLKHNNPDDRTELLRRLKSLEPKGLVLSENNMDCSCNSCGDFTTRFSRRVEYLWKFLDSTSVAYKGRESEGRRMMEGEAAKALTNMGEMNETKEKWCERMRSVGFVWEMFGDDAIDRARALLKKYDNNWEMRVDEKDGCVGLWWKGDPVSFCSLWKIDHNT